A single genomic interval of bacterium harbors:
- a CDS encoding adenylosuccinate lyase, with amino-acid sequence MIPRYSRPEMTKIWEPENKFRIWFEIEANACDAMAEIGMIPKSAAKTIWEKGAFNIARIDEIEQETKHDVIAFLTNLAEYVGPDARFVHQGMTSSDVLDTCLAVQLVQATDLLLKDIDNLLEALAARAEEHKYTLTIGRSHGIHAEPVTFGLKMARFYAEFARNRKRLELAREEIATCKISGAVGTYAHLPPSVEAHVAKKMGLVPETIATQVIPRDRHAMYFATLAVIASSIENLAVEVRHLQRTEVLEAEEFFSKGQKGSSAMPHKRNPVLSENITGLARLIRAYCMPAMENVALWHERDISHSSVERVAAPDATIALDFALNRAVGLIKNLVVYPKNMRKNMDKLSGIYHSQRIMLALTQAGVTREDAYRLVQKNAMQVWEKGGDFVTLIKADPEITKVLPPAKIDTLVDAKTIAGEVDHILSRAIPANRKRAA; translated from the coding sequence ATGATTCCCCGCTATTCCCGCCCCGAAATGACCAAGATATGGGAGCCGGAAAACAAATTCCGCATCTGGTTTGAGATTGAGGCCAATGCCTGCGATGCGATGGCGGAAATCGGGATGATCCCGAAAAGCGCCGCCAAAACCATCTGGGAAAAAGGCGCCTTCAACATCGCCCGCATCGACGAGATCGAGCAGGAAACCAAGCACGATGTCATCGCCTTCCTCACCAACCTGGCCGAATATGTCGGCCCCGATGCCCGCTTCGTTCACCAGGGCATGACCAGCTCCGACGTGCTGGACACCTGCCTGGCCGTGCAGCTGGTGCAGGCGACCGACCTTCTTTTGAAGGATATCGACAACCTGCTCGAAGCCCTCGCCGCCCGTGCGGAGGAACATAAATACACCCTTACCATAGGCCGCAGCCACGGCATCCATGCCGAGCCGGTGACCTTCGGCCTGAAAATGGCCCGCTTCTATGCCGAATTCGCCCGCAACCGCAAACGGCTGGAACTTGCGCGCGAGGAAATCGCCACCTGCAAAATCTCCGGCGCCGTCGGCACCTATGCTCACCTGCCGCCGTCGGTGGAAGCCCACGTGGCCAAAAAAATGGGCCTGGTGCCGGAAACCATCGCCACCCAGGTCATCCCGCGCGATCGCCATGCCATGTATTTCGCCACACTCGCCGTCATCGCCTCCTCCATCGAAAACCTCGCCGTGGAAGTGCGCCACCTGCAGCGCACCGAAGTGCTGGAAGCCGAGGAGTTCTTCAGCAAAGGCCAGAAGGGCAGCTCCGCCATGCCGCACAAGCGCAACCCCGTGCTATCCGAAAACATCACCGGCCTTGCCCGCCTCATCCGCGCCTACTGCATGCCCGCCATGGAAAACGTGGCCCTCTGGCACGAGCGCGACATCTCCCACTCCTCCGTCGAGCGCGTCGCCGCGCCGGATGCCACCATCGCGCTGGATTTCGCCCTCAACCGCGCCGTCGGCCTGATCAAAAACCTGGTCGTCTACCCCAAGAACATGCGCAAGAACATGGACAAGCTCAGTGGCATCTACCACTCCCAGCGCATCATGCTGGCCCTGACGCAAGCCGGCGTCACCCGCGAGGATGCCTACCGCCTGGTACAGAAAAACGCCATGCAGGTGTGGGAAAAAGGCGGCGATTTCGTCACCCTCATCAAAGCCGACCCCGAAATCACCAAAGTCCTCCCACCCGCCAAAATCGACACGCTGGTAGACGCCAAAACCATCGCCGGCGAAGTGGACCACATCCTCTCCCGCGCCATACCCGCCAACCGCAAACGTGCGGCTTAA
- a CDS encoding UDP-N-acetylmuramate--L-alanine ligase — translation MKKSFNIGRTLPLDVGIIHLVGIGGIGMSGIAEILHNMGYHVQGSDVAESANVQRLRAMGVEVMVGHKPENIANASVVVKSTAVDWENPEITAAREAGIPVLRRSEMLAELTRLKMTIAISGTHGKTTTTSLVSALLATGGMDPTVLNGGILNAIGTNAYLGKGEWMVVEADESDGTFIKIPASVAVVTNIDPEHLDHWGSFDAVRQAFTQLIMNLPFYGFAVICIDHPEVQALKARVHDRRVITYGFSPQADVRAVNVQPDADGTTFDVVISDRMGLTARTIEGVRIQIRGEHNVLNSLAAMGVAMNLGISDAKMKEGLAGFQGVKRRFTKTGAVNGITVIDDYGHHPVEIAATLKAARQAVSGSPTSGTTGRVLAVVQPHRFTRVRDLLPQFASCLHDADAVWITDIYTAGEQPIEGINRTSLAQAIRQNGHKDVRELQSPDDLAGEILGMAKPGDYVICLGAGSISAWAHALPQQMEALLNQTDAQKV, via the coding sequence ATGAAAAAATCTTTCAATATCGGCCGCACGCTACCGCTGGATGTGGGCATCATTCACCTCGTCGGCATCGGCGGCATCGGCATGAGCGGCATCGCCGAAATTCTGCACAACATGGGCTACCATGTTCAAGGATCGGACGTGGCGGAAAGCGCCAACGTGCAGCGCCTGCGCGCCATGGGTGTGGAAGTGATGGTCGGCCATAAGCCGGAAAACATCGCCAACGCCTCCGTCGTGGTGAAATCCACCGCTGTCGATTGGGAAAACCCGGAAATTACTGCCGCACGCGAGGCAGGCATCCCCGTGCTGCGCCGTTCGGAGATGTTGGCCGAGCTCACCCGCCTGAAAATGACCATCGCCATCTCCGGCACGCATGGCAAAACCACCACCACCTCACTTGTCTCCGCCCTGCTCGCCACCGGCGGGATGGACCCCACCGTGCTCAACGGCGGCATCCTCAACGCCATCGGCACCAATGCTTACCTCGGCAAGGGTGAATGGATGGTGGTGGAAGCCGATGAGTCCGACGGCACTTTCATCAAAATCCCCGCTTCCGTCGCGGTCGTCACCAACATCGACCCCGAACATCTCGACCATTGGGGCAGTTTCGACGCCGTGCGTCAGGCTTTCACCCAGCTCATCATGAACCTGCCCTTCTACGGTTTCGCGGTCATCTGCATCGACCATCCGGAAGTGCAGGCCCTCAAAGCCCGTGTGCATGACCGCCGCGTCATCACCTACGGCTTCAGCCCGCAGGCCGATGTGCGCGCCGTCAACGTGCAGCCGGATGCCGACGGCACGACCTTCGATGTCGTGATTTCCGACCGCATGGGCCTCACCGCCCGCACCATCGAAGGCGTGCGCATCCAGATTCGTGGCGAACACAACGTGCTGAACTCGCTGGCGGCCATGGGTGTGGCTATGAACCTCGGCATCAGCGATGCCAAAATGAAAGAAGGCCTCGCGGGCTTCCAGGGCGTGAAACGCCGCTTCACCAAAACCGGCGCGGTGAACGGCATCACGGTAATCGACGATTACGGCCACCACCCGGTGGAGATCGCCGCCACGCTGAAGGCAGCCCGGCAGGCCGTCTCCGGCAGCCCGACATCCGGCACCACGGGCCGTGTGCTGGCTGTGGTGCAGCCGCACCGCTTCACCCGCGTGCGCGATTTACTGCCGCAGTTCGCTTCATGCCTGCATGATGCCGATGCCGTCTGGATCACCGACATCTACACCGCCGGCGAACAGCCGATCGAAGGCATCAACCGCACCTCGCTGGCACAGGCCATCCGCCAGAACGGCCACAAGGATGTGCGCGAGCTGCAAAGCCCCGACGACCTGGCAGGCGAGATACTGGGCATGGCCAAACCGGGCGACTATGTCATCTGCCTCGGCGCAGGCAGCATCAGCGCCTGGGCGCATGCCCTGCCGCAGCAGATGGAAGCGCTGCTCAATCAAACGGATGCTCAAAAGGTTTAA
- a CDS encoding response regulator — MRVLLVEDDADTAQFITKGLGQHNHVVDVANDGSHGLFMALEHPYDMLIVDRMVPKLDGLSIIKTLRESGNQTPVLVLSALHQVEERVKGLSTGADDYLVKPFAFSELLARMDALTRRSRTTVTETVLKIGPLEMDFRTRKVSRGGKDVPLQNREFRLLEFLMRHAGQVVTRTMLLENVWDVHFDPQTNVIDVHISRLRQKLDEGHDGESLIHTVRGVGYRLKV; from the coding sequence GTGCGCGTATTGCTGGTGGAAGACGATGCCGATACGGCGCAGTTCATTACCAAGGGGCTGGGCCAGCATAATCACGTGGTGGATGTGGCCAATGACGGCAGCCATGGACTGTTCATGGCGCTGGAGCACCCCTATGACATGCTGATCGTCGACCGGATGGTGCCCAAGCTGGACGGGCTTTCCATCATCAAAACGCTGCGCGAATCCGGTAACCAGACGCCGGTGCTGGTGCTGAGCGCATTGCACCAGGTTGAGGAGCGGGTGAAGGGACTTTCCACCGGGGCGGATGATTACCTGGTGAAGCCGTTCGCATTCTCCGAACTGCTGGCGCGGATGGATGCGCTGACGCGCCGCAGCCGCACCACGGTGACGGAGACGGTGTTGAAAATCGGCCCTTTGGAAATGGATTTCCGCACGCGCAAGGTTTCGCGCGGCGGCAAGGATGTGCCGCTGCAGAACCGGGAATTCCGCCTGCTGGAATTTTTGATGCGCCATGCCGGGCAGGTGGTGACGCGCACCATGCTGCTGGAGAATGTGTGGGACGTGCATTTTGACCCCCAGACCAATGTGATCGATGTGCATATCAGCCGCCTGCGTCAGAAGCTGGATGAAGGCCATGACGGCGAAAGCCTGATCCATACCGTGCGCGGCGTAGGCTACAGGCTCAAAGTCTAG
- the virB11 gene encoding P-type DNA transfer ATPase VirB11 yields the protein MSVNITALETYLAPLYAYFNEDGVNEISINHPQEIWIEKYGEMRCEQVPAFDFEHLRALGRLVAQSTEQFVSEETPLLSANLPSGFRIQVVFPPVCEPGTVAMSIRKQTILNFDLDQYEAIGAFQSTAVKQEANPIDAELRRLLNTGEIKSFIKTAVRARKNVIISGGTSTGKTTFMNAALKEIPGEERIITCEDAREIMLSHIPNRVHLIASKGGQGRANVSIQHLIEACLRLRPDRIIVGELRGAEAFSYLRAVNTGHPGSIATLHADSPALAFEQLILMVLQAGLGISRDQIEQYVRSIVDVVVQLKRGQKGMRYVSEIHFQERTK from the coding sequence ATGAGCGTCAACATCACCGCACTTGAGACGTATCTCGCGCCGCTTTACGCCTATTTCAACGAAGACGGCGTCAACGAGATCTCCATCAACCACCCGCAGGAGATCTGGATCGAAAAATACGGCGAGATGCGCTGCGAGCAGGTGCCGGCATTCGATTTCGAGCATCTTCGCGCCCTTGGCCGCCTTGTGGCCCAGTCCACCGAACAGTTTGTGAGCGAGGAAACCCCGCTGCTTTCGGCCAACCTGCCCTCCGGCTTCCGTATCCAGGTGGTCTTCCCGCCGGTATGCGAACCGGGCACGGTGGCCATGTCCATCCGCAAACAGACCATCCTGAATTTCGACCTCGACCAGTACGAGGCCATCGGCGCCTTCCAAAGCACCGCCGTCAAGCAGGAGGCCAACCCGATTGATGCCGAACTGCGCCGCCTGCTGAACACGGGCGAGATCAAGAGCTTCATCAAAACGGCCGTCAGGGCCCGCAAGAACGTCATCATCAGCGGCGGTACCTCCACCGGTAAAACCACCTTCATGAACGCCGCGCTCAAGGAGATACCGGGCGAGGAACGCATCATCACCTGCGAAGATGCGCGCGAGATCATGCTAAGCCACATCCCCAACCGCGTCCACCTCATCGCCTCCAAGGGCGGCCAGGGCCGCGCCAATGTCAGCATCCAGCACCTGATCGAGGCCTGCCTGCGCCTGCGCCCCGACCGTATCATCGTCGGCGAATTGCGCGGCGCGGAAGCCTTCAGCTACCTGCGCGCCGTCAACACCGGCCACCCCGGTTCCATCGCCACCCTGCACGCGGATTCTCCCGCGCTGGCCTTCGAACAGCTCATCCTGATGGTGCTGCAGGCAGGTCTCGGCATCAGCCGCGACCAGATCGAGCAATATGTGCGCAGCATTGTCGACGTGGTGGTACAGCTGAAGCGCGGCCAGAAAGGCATGCGTTACGTATCGGAAATCCATTTCCAGGAACGCACGAAATAA
- a CDS encoding DUF2155 domain-containing protein — protein MRSPHQAWLGAFLLILLAGTFVSSSHAQWLVPPGAKQEAPPPPPTVEGGAVGAEAANPATIPPPPPPPPLPGEEAPAADAVIPLQEAAPTITTDPQTGEKGFDSGETVEDYEPGEEYSQPKGAKTAPDGNQNDEAPVPMTVNAVKLRALNKITAKSEEIEAAIGTPIMFGRLEIVARNCWQAPNTQRPENAALLQLWEEKPGEEGKIEVFNGWMFSSSPSLSAMEHPVYDITVIECLKKPMGAGGM, from the coding sequence ATGCGCTCGCCACACCAGGCATGGCTGGGAGCATTCCTGCTGATTCTGCTGGCGGGCACCTTTGTTTCGTCATCCCATGCGCAATGGCTGGTGCCCCCCGGTGCCAAGCAGGAGGCTCCTCCTCCTCCGCCCACTGTTGAGGGAGGTGCTGTTGGTGCCGAAGCTGCGAATCCGGCCACGATTCCCCCACCGCCACCGCCACCGCCCCTGCCGGGGGAAGAAGCGCCCGCAGCGGATGCCGTGATTCCGCTTCAGGAGGCCGCACCTACCATCACCACCGACCCGCAAACGGGTGAAAAGGGCTTTGATTCCGGCGAAACGGTGGAGGATTACGAACCGGGCGAGGAATATAGCCAGCCGAAAGGAGCCAAAACCGCGCCCGATGGCAACCAGAATGACGAAGCGCCGGTGCCGATGACGGTGAATGCGGTGAAACTGCGGGCACTCAATAAGATCACAGCAAAATCGGAAGAAATCGAAGCGGCGATCGGCACGCCAATCATGTTCGGCAGGCTTGAGATTGTGGCGCGCAACTGTTGGCAGGCTCCCAACACGCAGCGGCCTGAAAATGCCGCGTTGCTGCAGCTGTGGGAGGAAAAACCCGGCGAAGAAGGCAAAATTGAGGTGTTCAATGGCTGGATGTTTTCTTCCAGCCCCTCGCTTTCGGCCATGGAGCATCCCGTTTACGACATCACCGTGATTGAATGCCTCAAGAAGCCGATGGGCGCCGGGGGCATGTAG
- a CDS encoding NADH:ubiquinone oxidoreductase subunit NDUFA12 — translation MNPIGTLLYTALFGQTVGQDEFGNRYFQERKVVQGRRRKRWVVYKGLPEASKVPARWHRWLHYTTDKTPKDNNPTYVWEKPHLPNLTGTQHAYVPEGHIHKGGRRYRVSADYEAWVPGQSASNSSSGV, via the coding sequence ATGAACCCGATCGGGACGCTGCTTTACACCGCCTTGTTTGGACAAACCGTCGGGCAGGATGAATTCGGCAACCGCTATTTTCAGGAACGCAAGGTCGTTCAAGGCCGCCGCCGCAAACGCTGGGTTGTGTATAAGGGGCTGCCCGAGGCCTCCAAGGTTCCCGCGCGCTGGCACCGCTGGCTGCATTACACCACGGACAAGACGCCGAAAGACAACAACCCAACCTATGTGTGGGAAAAACCGCATCTGCCCAACCTGACCGGAACCCAGCACGCCTATGTGCCGGAAGGGCATATCCATAAAGGCGGGCGCCGTTACCGGGTTTCCGCCGATTACGAAGCATGGGTGCCTGGGCAGTCCGCTTCCAACAGTTCATCAGGAGTTTGA
- a CDS encoding HAMP domain-containing protein, with product MQKLASLFRSAAFPFMIAYVLFYGMSAAGLLWFVRSATLQEMERQIRLSIEIRMADVGRTFVLDGTRDTIESIQHLLARNVDRDTYILLLDKNWNVVAGNLDGWPLMDAKPSGLHVFYLNPNLPEDSPRILAIHTELPRGYRLLVGQSLEPLDRVAHTFRGVLVVSLWVCAAFGVMGGALFAFWIFRRLERINQTCASIMAGDLRRRVPVHGRHGDEFDRLGSHFNQMLDRIHELIDSIRDMSRSVAHDLRTPLNRLRNRLERLLDKNLPADVTKHLRMAIKEVDALVDTFNAILRISQAETGAAKEMFTLFDLRSGMMDALELYEALAETKDQTIRIDVPDKPVYYLGDQPLLTQAFANLLDNAIKYSPRETVIHVSLLRQDDRVILRVADKGKGVPEAYYTKLTQKFFRLDPSRNTPGNGLGLSLARAAVELHGGMLEFSDNQPGLIVDMVLPLS from the coding sequence ATGCAAAAGCTCGCCAGTCTTTTCCGGTCGGCCGCCTTTCCGTTCATGATCGCCTATGTGTTGTTTTACGGCATGAGCGCGGCCGGGCTGCTCTGGTTCGTGCGGTCCGCCACGTTGCAGGAAATGGAACGACAGATCCGGCTTTCCATCGAAATCCGCATGGCGGATGTGGGGCGGACCTTTGTGCTGGACGGCACGCGCGATACGATCGAGAGCATTCAACACCTGCTGGCCCGCAACGTGGACCGCGATACCTATATCCTGCTGCTGGACAAGAACTGGAACGTGGTGGCGGGAAACCTCGACGGATGGCCGCTGATGGATGCCAAACCATCGGGGCTTCATGTTTTTTACCTGAACCCCAATTTGCCTGAAGATAGCCCGCGTATCCTTGCCATTCATACCGAGCTGCCGCGCGGATACAGGCTGCTGGTGGGGCAGAGCCTGGAGCCGCTGGACCGCGTGGCGCATACGTTCCGAGGCGTGCTGGTGGTATCGCTTTGGGTGTGCGCGGCGTTCGGCGTGATGGGCGGAGCGCTGTTCGCCTTCTGGATTTTCCGGCGGCTGGAGCGCATCAACCAAACCTGTGCCAGCATCATGGCCGGGGACCTGCGGCGGCGTGTGCCTGTACACGGGCGGCATGGCGATGAGTTCGACCGGCTGGGCAGCCATTTCAACCAGATGCTCGACCGTATTCATGAGCTGATCGACAGCATCCGCGACATGTCGCGCAGCGTCGCGCACGATCTTCGTACGCCGCTCAACCGGTTGCGCAACCGGCTGGAGCGTCTGCTCGACAAGAACCTGCCTGCCGACGTGACCAAGCACCTGCGCATGGCCATCAAGGAGGTGGATGCGCTGGTGGATACGTTCAATGCCATTTTACGCATTTCCCAGGCGGAGACGGGGGCCGCAAAGGAGATGTTCACCCTGTTCGATCTGCGCAGCGGAATGATGGATGCGCTGGAGCTTTACGAGGCGCTGGCCGAAACGAAGGACCAGACCATTCGCATCGATGTGCCGGACAAGCCGGTCTATTATCTGGGCGATCAGCCGCTTTTAACGCAGGCTTTCGCCAACCTGCTGGACAATGCCATCAAATATTCGCCGAGGGAGACCGTCATCCATGTGTCGCTGCTGCGGCAGGATGACCGCGTGATTCTGCGTGTGGCGGATAAGGGCAAGGGCGTGCCGGAGGCTTATTACACCAAGCTGACGCAGAAATTCTTCCGGCTTGACCCAAGCCGTAACACCCCGGGCAACGGCCTGGGCCTCAGCCTGGCGCGGGCGGCGGTGGAACTGCATGGGGGGATGCTGGAATTCAGCGATAACCAGCCGGGCTTGATCGTGGATATGGTGCTGCCCCTGTCCTGA
- the murB gene encoding UDP-N-acetylmuramate dehydrogenase, whose amino-acid sequence MVHGSWRANAPLKQSNWFQVGGPAEWLFKPDDASSLAALLAQKPADMPLTVLGVGSNLIIRDGGLPGITIRLGRAFNHLNIVPHPAGFLVTAGAAVLGRNVALSAADQGAGGLEFMIGIPGTVGGMVAMNGGAYGREIKDCLLRAELALPDGTLRWFNRDELPMRYRFGGLPEGAIITQAEFLACHEAPDTLRTRLNEIVTQRETTQPIREKTGGSTFKNPDAAASLGKKAWQLVDEAGCRGLKRGGAQISEKHCNFMINTGNATAKDLEELGEEVRKRVYEKFGLWLEWEIKRIGTP is encoded by the coding sequence ATGGTGCATGGAAGCTGGCGCGCCAATGCGCCGCTCAAACAAAGCAACTGGTTTCAGGTCGGCGGCCCGGCGGAATGGCTCTTCAAGCCGGATGACGCTAGCAGCCTCGCCGCGTTGCTGGCGCAAAAACCTGCCGACATGCCGCTCACCGTATTGGGCGTCGGCTCCAACCTCATCATCCGCGACGGCGGCTTGCCGGGCATTACCATACGCCTGGGCCGCGCCTTCAATCACCTCAACATCGTGCCGCATCCGGCGGGCTTTCTGGTGACGGCGGGTGCCGCCGTGCTTGGCCGCAACGTGGCGCTGAGCGCCGCCGATCAGGGTGCGGGCGGGCTGGAATTCATGATCGGCATTCCCGGCACCGTGGGCGGCATGGTGGCCATGAACGGCGGCGCCTATGGTCGCGAAATCAAGGACTGTCTGCTGCGCGCCGAACTCGCCCTGCCGGACGGCACCCTGCGCTGGTTCAACCGCGACGAACTGCCCATGCGCTACCGCTTCGGCGGCCTGCCGGAAGGCGCCATCATCACCCAGGCGGAGTTCCTGGCGTGCCATGAAGCCCCCGATACGTTGCGCACACGACTTAACGAGATCGTCACCCAGCGCGAAACCACCCAGCCTATCCGTGAAAAAACGGGCGGCTCCACGTTCAAAAATCCTGACGCGGCCGCCTCGCTCGGCAAAAAAGCCTGGCAACTGGTGGACGAGGCAGGCTGTCGCGGCCTGAAGCGGGGCGGTGCGCAGATTTCCGAAAAACACTGCAACTTCATGATCAACACCGGCAACGCCACAGCTAAGGATCTTGAAGAACTTGGCGAGGAAGTGCGCAAACGCGTGTATGAGAAATTCGGCTTATGGCTGGAATGGGAAATCAAACGCATCGGCACGCCGTAA
- the murG gene encoding undecaprenyldiphospho-muramoylpentapeptide beta-N-acetylglucosaminyltransferase, producing MAVCVLAAGGTGGHVFPAVAVAEALLDQGVQPLLITDKRSLSLKPAFANLDGKMGMEVIAASSPSGNIIKKLTAIIKLSAGTVQAAKLLKRHKPFAVVGFGGYPSFPTLVAARALNIPIILHEQNAVLGKANRSMANMAKLLALSFPNTAQVPAEAKTVVTGNPIRGAIGELQKLTYTPPGGTLNLLVVGGSLGAKVFGRILPEAINTLDENDRKKLRLVQQAKAEDVEQLKATYAELGVEAEIAPFFNDMPARLAWSHAVIARSGASTIFELLLAGRPSLLVPYPYAADNHQHANAKALAEGHAATLLEEEKVSPAKLGGWIRAAIHQPGMLAGMAEKARRLATPDAARNLAALAMECLQK from the coding sequence ATGGCGGTTTGCGTATTGGCGGCAGGTGGAACGGGTGGCCACGTCTTTCCGGCGGTGGCAGTAGCGGAAGCCTTGCTGGATCAGGGCGTGCAGCCATTGCTGATTACCGATAAGCGCAGCCTTTCCCTGAAGCCCGCATTTGCCAATCTGGACGGCAAAATGGGCATGGAGGTGATTGCCGCCAGCAGCCCGAGCGGCAATATCATCAAAAAGCTGACGGCCATCATCAAGCTTTCGGCGGGTACGGTGCAGGCGGCGAAACTGCTGAAGCGGCATAAGCCCTTTGCGGTGGTTGGGTTTGGCGGTTATCCGTCTTTTCCCACACTGGTTGCCGCACGGGCGCTGAACATTCCCATCATCCTGCATGAACAGAATGCCGTGCTTGGCAAGGCCAACCGCAGCATGGCGAATATGGCGAAGCTGCTGGCGCTGTCTTTTCCCAACACCGCGCAGGTTCCGGCGGAAGCCAAAACCGTGGTAACCGGCAATCCCATCCGCGGCGCCATCGGCGAATTGCAGAAACTCACCTACACCCCACCGGGCGGCACATTGAATTTACTGGTAGTCGGCGGCAGTCTGGGCGCGAAAGTCTTCGGCCGCATTCTGCCGGAAGCCATCAATACGCTCGATGAGAATGATCGCAAAAAACTCCGCCTTGTGCAGCAGGCTAAGGCCGAGGATGTGGAGCAACTGAAAGCCACCTATGCCGAACTGGGCGTAGAAGCCGAAATAGCGCCCTTCTTCAACGACATGCCCGCCCGCCTTGCCTGGTCGCATGCCGTCATCGCCCGTTCCGGCGCTTCCACCATCTTTGAACTCCTGCTCGCAGGCCGCCCGAGCCTGCTGGTGCCCTACCCCTATGCGGCGGATAACCACCAGCACGCCAACGCCAAGGCCCTTGCGGAAGGCCACGCCGCGACCCTGCTGGAGGAGGAGAAGGTCAGCCCCGCCAAGCTCGGCGGCTGGATTCGCGCCGCCATACACCAGCCCGGCATGCTGGCGGGCATGGCGGAAAAGGCACGAAGGCTTGCCACGCCGGATGCCGCCAGAAACCTTGCCGCACTGGCCATGGAGTGCTTGCAGAAGTAG
- a CDS encoding phosphatase PAP2 family protein: protein MPARAAYIWIPLAMMMAMAVLFMAWPELDLIVARDFYHPEIRFQAGRDMWLFKGLYLGVPWITKCVIVISLGILLMGWLKPRIDRLPHWPTLVGKQVIYVLLALALGPGLVVNAALKDHWGRARPSQLVEFGGDKRFSPAWHFSDQCEQNCSFTSGHAAIGFFPLAMAWLFKGRRRMQILTGGVAFGLLVGLARMAQGGHFLSDVVFSGWIIYFTSLFAYWLVFTRFKPVVHD, encoded by the coding sequence ATGCCAGCCAGGGCTGCGTATATCTGGATTCCACTTGCCATGATGATGGCCATGGCGGTGCTCTTTATGGCGTGGCCGGAGCTGGACCTTATTGTCGCCCGTGATTTTTATCATCCGGAAATCCGCTTTCAGGCCGGGCGTGACATGTGGCTGTTCAAAGGGCTTTACCTTGGTGTGCCCTGGATTACCAAATGTGTGATCGTCATCAGCCTTGGTATTTTGCTGATGGGCTGGCTGAAACCCCGCATCGACCGTCTGCCGCACTGGCCCACGCTGGTTGGAAAGCAGGTGATTTACGTGTTGCTGGCCCTGGCGCTTGGGCCTGGGCTGGTGGTGAATGCCGCGCTCAAGGACCACTGGGGCAGGGCTCGCCCAAGCCAGCTGGTGGAATTTGGTGGCGACAAGAGGTTTTCACCCGCCTGGCATTTCTCCGACCAATGCGAGCAGAATTGCTCCTTCACCTCCGGCCATGCGGCCATTGGCTTTTTTCCTCTGGCCATGGCCTGGCTGTTCAAAGGCAGGCGGCGGATGCAGATTCTGACGGGCGGGGTTGCTTTTGGTCTTCTGGTCGGGCTGGCGCGTATGGCGCAAGGGGGGCATTTTCTGAGTGACGTGGTTTTTTCCGGCTGGATCATTTATTTCACCAGCCTGTTTGCCTATTGGCTGGTGTTCACACGGTTTAAACCGGTAGTGCACGACTAA
- the mlaD gene encoding outer membrane lipid asymmetry maintenance protein MlaD has translation MSRTIVETLVGAAVLVVAAGFASYAFNSTHMNTRGSYPISATFDNIDGISIGSDVRIGGVKVGVVNEVKLDEQSYRAQLFLAMKDDVKVPDDSTAAIVSEGLLGGKYVALNPGGSEEMLDKGGHISFTQSSMNLESLIGQFIFGDKDKDDDGKKSKKAAAGGPSALPQSSNHAGEAPAAAAAAASGPGDVDLGL, from the coding sequence ATGTCGCGTACGATCGTTGAAACACTGGTTGGGGCCGCCGTGCTCGTGGTTGCCGCGGGGTTTGCCAGTTATGCCTTCAACTCAACACACATGAACACTCGCGGGTCTTACCCGATTTCCGCCACGTTCGACAATATCGACGGCATCTCTATCGGCAGTGATGTGCGCATCGGCGGGGTGAAGGTCGGCGTGGTGAACGAGGTAAAGCTGGATGAGCAAAGCTACCGCGCCCAGTTGTTTCTGGCGATGAAAGACGATGTCAAGGTGCCGGATGATTCCACCGCCGCGATTGTGAGCGAAGGGTTGCTCGGTGGTAAATATGTGGCGCTGAACCCCGGCGGGTCGGAAGAAATGCTCGACAAGGGCGGGCATATTTCCTTCACGCAGTCTTCCATGAATCTGGAAAGCCTGATCGGTCAGTTCATCTTTGGCGATAAGGACAAGGATGATGACGGTAAAAAATCCAAGAAGGCTGCCGCTGGGGGGCCTTCCGCCCTGCCGCAGAGCAGCAACCATGCCGGGGAAGCTCCCGCTGCCGCCGCTGCCGCCGCATCCGGCCCCGGTGATGTGGATCTCGGCCTGTAA